Proteins found in one Oscarella lobularis chromosome 16, ooOscLobu1.1, whole genome shotgun sequence genomic segment:
- the LOC136196828 gene encoding protocadherin Fat 4-like, whose translation MSPFKLVSLFLALVAVTLLVDETSSWLWSRRRRRRRCSAVNCAYNNWSSWSSCRSCRSGRGRQSRSRSKSRQESCGGSCNINSNSQSRGCCCSINCLLNNWSRWGSCSRPCGGGYRYRTRSTRRSASCGGSACSNWRSWRQSCGNGCCRANCLVNQWASWSTNCPCGATAMQRRYRSVSRASSCGGSGCPAVSQIRRNNCGCCRQNCLWKWGSWGSCSTNCGYGRRTRGVVVTRRASCGGSGCPSISSSRSCWQYSRRNCQMNSWSSYGRCSANCGQGTMTRYRSVRVSPSCGGSSCPSTSQTVGCSAGCCPVNCAVNGWGSWGSCSASCGFGRQYQSRSVRRSASCGGSSCPALSRSRSCARYNRRNCVVGGWSTWSQCSNQCGSGRSTRTRRVTTAASCGGSCPSLSESRACTSYAANRDCRVNSWGNWGACSEKCALGSSYRYRSVSQSQNCRGSGCPSLSQSRQCGSANGGCAHNCNGGACSCRSGYLLNSDRRTCRPRDCGAPSVKFCPSGTTYGTTCKYAAFSCPSGTTYGKTCVTQCPNGYELKNGPSSITCQSSGAWTTYRGSYCSRINKPPSKVSLSRTYVYENVKAGSVVGAFTTTDPNPKDTHTYRLLDSANGKFKLVSGSSLAITISPNYEVSPKSFAIKVRSTDNKGLYLDATFTVNVRNVNEQPTGISLSNVYLNENSAKGTLVGSLATTDPDNGQAFAYSLLDSASGRFRVNGNRLEVAVLNTRCLAEGGSLCLLNYETQKTFTVRIRSRDNGSPSLYKDVTFTIRLRDVNDQPRNLKLSGYTMKEDAAVNTPIGGLSVSDEDSGQKITYTLSNDAGGRFSLNAANQVVRKTSSGIDYETTTSYKIVAVATDNGKPAMRVSKTFTIEILDVNEPPVSITFASTNGQMSFTSNNPTVKENSVKGTIVGTLVAYDADANQKLAFRLDDTAGNRFALKTSSVTCASVNVQNLKTKCTVPVIVNGVLNHEVDALHAIVVRVTDEHKLFKTARYSIKIIDVNDRPRDIAFSGGAQPSIDENENGKRLGSFTTTDDDPANFHTYTLTNSAGGRFVMKGTTLMTSSNANLNYEDASQYKIIVRSTDSGSPPLFVEKSFTVQVKDVNEVPTAVRLSNGKVTENGALNTVVGTLTATDPDNFKSVRQTFTYTIIDSAAGRFKVDKGVVKVAVSNVGCLKNGGAECKIDYEKAKSHKIVVRVTDNGSPPLQKDFTVTIAVTDANDQPRNLQIDTFSVKENAPAGTLVGTLSATDEDAGQSLTYKLTNDDKGQFKLKDNKLQKAKSADYETKTSHSVTIVVTDNGNPKLSMTKVFTIEVLNVNEPPVTIIFKDKNGQLSFGDNSPRVNENSRLKTAVGIVEAHDEDAAQKLTFSLDDDAGGLFQVEKTGVCSSTNSIAGVKTVCTASVTVSGALNYEGNGKHTIIVRATDKGGLFVAIRFTIAVVDVNDKPTAIQLAGGSPTAVENKNGAVVGGLVTTDDDVAQTHAYKLINSAGGKFVVDGTEIKVSPSANLNYEIANRHTIVVMSTDSGSPPMSVTAAFIVRVLDVNEKPTSISIDSNTVPENSGANTQIGKLSTADPDNLASARQTFTYSMLDGASGRFRLDGGVVEVAASNAKCLALGGKECLLNIEEKKEYDVVVRATDSGSPALSIDYVLTIRLTDVNDRPRALDLSNDKVFENAPVETVVGKLSSTDEDVSQTITYTLIDDDNGRFKIVGDELRKAMTADYETFKSHTVIVEAKDNGKPALSITKSFTVEVLDVNEAPIRINVTDENGQLKFPNDDPRVEELSPVGTVIGEIVALDHDENETLTFRLDDAADGRFSLGASASCKTITDKPGINTMCWTTLIVNGDLDYEANSKHYIDIRATDSKGLFFTRRYNVDIVDVNDVPHNIDLTVDEVDENLNDQLIGDFVTEDQDPTHTHTCTLVDDANGLFVVKNCQLYTAPNAGLNFEAKSEYNVTVRSTDDGVPPLYREETFLITVLDVNENPTLIIVSNLNVTENSPVNAGVGIITVVDPDNFGPAGSWQNHTCSAIDNAGGRFVIKDNALMVADSSLNFETNSTWPVLIRCVDDGIPPLSRDQAFVVVVTDVNEMPTNVHMQGGTVAENQAAGQLVAQFTTDDPDNEVEDRQTFVYTLENVPVDFPFRFVGNELRTTRSLDFEETPSWKVVVRSTDSGGLYITETFQVDVTDENDRPTGIQLIGPSSVPENSVGGTYVGHVYTFDEDFADTHAVSIVAVYPGSGILSADRAVSGLFQVNSSTGILSVTDGADLNYEAVTHYTVEVLTVDSGSPPLSFTGSVVVNITDLNEKPTNITLTNQEIVENSRNGTVVATIVVSDPDNEKSSRQKHACVVLDYPEQPFKVIDNVTLIVAQDELNYEEERNYTIDIRCFDDGVPITFLDRQFLIEVLDVNEAPTFVGLTDYVIDENLDVGTTVGIITSTDPDNEVAWVQNVTYALSGNASVPFAINGTDLVATATFDYEVKSSYRIRLTAADNGLTPASTTVEITIRVGNVNDQPTEVVFKSKGVDENSPGGTIIGVLETVDEDRGQNHTYAIVPIGNVTTYFDLDGNTLVVPSGTRFNYEEENVYVVVIRTTDNGTPPLSYENDVIVNILDVNEPPTDILSYYEDEIDENSPAGTFVANLTIIDPDFNQTHTCKLLNGSDFFTVVQGPTPELYVAVGADIDFERDPSIWVLLRCSDDGRPPLSLDHSFVVRVIDVNEPVTKIELTGSRRIRENVPVGAVIANVSVVDEDRGQTHYYSLEGFLANAFELINEGRELVVARPVSFDYESLADPVINVTIFVVDDGLPPLNFSETFFFTVIDINEAPTNITLKGGPEVPENASPGDLVGVIEVFNPESNGPISYVILSVNGIANSTDFYLVTNASGTFLYLNQSLNYDNISSFALEILASDSDDPPMSSVLTLDVDVKRTDPCALGTAGCDDATRATCIRTNATTSRCECLPGYSGDGVVCDDIDYCETTPTDSNSNSSSLLCNNGTCVDQVDGYECRCNVGFLQPDCSVQVDECASNPCGVGGNCLDFVNGFSCSCSDGYRGDLCEENVDDCASSPCFGASTCVDGVATFRCLCSPDYTGDLCSFLIDACEDRPCRQQTCIPKPLGSSVATNSSTLPSVVISTGVDVDHLCVPDQFVVTLPFTDDLTPGSVDFQTQLERYLKDNLYVPLPDPDDSANVINFGISSVYVIDVVNIGNGEMSVHFVVLFNNKPVPVNSVLIGLKTDCDEGSMSQAFGSEIDLTCKSVLSRSRNETSPTHSARIDGDGGDDDDSTKVEYTWVIAAISGVALLVLSIMITLIVVRKRQRRKRLAIARASFPFDGDSAVHGEYVASSEAMHNPIYEPTYAGGGIRNPIYCDDGDLDDDDDDDDDEGIYDNRNVNPIFSESHPVMENPIYDFSVGDPGEERAYDVPRDLIRGEDNNDSAL comes from the exons ATGTCCCCCTTCAAGCTCGTCTCCCTCTtcctcgctctcgtcgccgtcacgttgctcgtcgacgagacgtcgtcgtggtTATGgagtcgccgacgtcgtcgacgtcgatgttcGGCCGTCAATTGCGCCTACAACAATTGGTCGAGCTGGTCCTCGTGTCGCTCGTGCAGGTCGGGTCGAGGACGACAAAGTCGCTCTCGATCCAAATCGAGACAGGAATCGTGCGGCGGATCGTGCAACATCAACAGCAACTCCCAATCGAGAGGATGCTGTTGTTCGATAAA TTGCCTTCTCAACAATTGGAGCCGATGGGGTTCGTGCAGTCGACCGTGCGGCGGAGGCTATCGGTATCGTACTCGTTCTACGCGACGCTCGGCGTCGTGCGGCGGATCGGCCTGTTCGAATTGGCGCAGCTGGCGACAATCGTGCGGAAACGGCTGTTGCCGGGCCAATTGCCTCGTGAATCAGTGGGCCTCGTGGTCGACGAACTGCCCGTGCGGAGCGACGGCGATGCAGCGTCGCTATCGCTCGGTCTCGCGGGCGTCGTCGTGCGGGGGATCCGGCTGTCCTGCCGTGTCGCAAATACGTCGAAATAACTGCGGCTGCTGTAGGCAGAATTGCCTATGGAAGTGGGGCTCTTGGGGTTCTTGTTCAACGAATTGTGGATACGGACGTCGGACTCgtggcgtcgtcgtgacgagaCGAGCCAGTTGCGGCGGCTCTGGCTGTCCGAGTATCTCCAGCAGTCGTTCCTGTTGGCAGTACTCCAGAAGAAATTGTCAA ATGAACAGCTGGTCGTCGTACGGTCGCTGTAGCGCGAATTGCGGTCAGGGAACGATGACGCGCTATCGAAGCGTAAGAGTGTCGCCCTCCTGCGGCGGTTCGTCGtgtccgtcgacgagtcAGACGGTTGGTTGTTCGGCGGGCTGTTGCCCGGTGAACTGCGCCGTCAACGGTTGGGGTAGCTGGGGCTCGTGTTCGGCCAGCTGCGGTTTCGGACGCCA GTATCAGTCTCGTTCTGTTCGAAGGAGTGCTAGTTGCGGTGGATCGTCGTGTCCGGCTCTGAGTCGATCGAGGTCCTGTGCGCGCTACAATAGACGCAattgcgtcgtcggcggctgGTCGACGTGGTCGCAGTGCAGTAACCAGTGCGGATCGGGTCGATCGACTCGCACTCGACGGGTAACGACGGCCGCCTCTTGCGGCGGCTCGTGTCCGTCCTTGTCCGAGTCGAGAGCGTGTACGTCGTACGCGGCGAATCGAGACTGCCGG GTCAACTCGTGGGGAAATTGGGGCGCTTGTTCGGAAAAGTGCGCGCTCGGATCGTCGTATCGTTACCGAAGCGTTTCCCAGAGTCAGAATTGTCGAGGATCGGGCTGTCCTTCTTTATCG CAATCGCGACAGTGCGGATCGGCGAACGGCGGTTGCGCGCACAACTGCAACGGCGGCGCTTGCTCGTGCCGCAGCGGCTACCTTCTCAACAGCGATCGACGCACGTGTCGTCCGCGCGATTGCGGCGCGCCGTCGGTGAAATTCTGTCCGTCGGGCACGACATACGGCACGACGTGCAAATATGCGGCGTTTTCGTGCCCCTCCGGAACGACGTACGGGAAAACGTGCGTCACCCAGTGTCCGAACGGATACGAACTGAAGAACGGACCGAGTTCGATTACCTGTCAGTCATCCGGAGCGTGGACGACGTACAGAGGAAGCTACTGTTCCAGAATTAACAAACCGCCAAGCAAG GTATCTCTGTCGAGAACTTACGTGTACGAGAACGTGAAGGCGGGATCGGTTGTCGGCGCGTTTACGACGACGGATCCGAATCCCAAAGATACGCACACGTATCGTCTGCTAGACAGTGCAAACGGAAAATTCAAACTTGTCAGCGGAAGCAGTCTCGCCATCACCATCAGTCCCAACTACGAAGTATCGCCGAAAAG TTTTGCGATAAAGGTTCGCAGCACGGACAACAAGGGTCTCTATTTGGATGCAACATTCACAGTCAACGTGCGGAATGTCAACGAACAACCAACAGGCATATCG TTATCCAACGTCTATCTAAATGAGAATAGCGCGAAGGGGACCCTCGTCGGTTCCCTGGCGACGACGGACCCCGACAATGGTCAAGCGTTCGCGTACTCGCTTCTCGACAGCGCTAGCGGACGATTTCGCGTCAACGGCAATCGTCTCGAAGTCGCTGTGCTGAATACCCGCTGTCTAGCCGAAGGCGGCAGCCTCTGCTTGCTCAACTACGAAACGCAGAAGACCTTCACCGTACGCATTCGGAGCCGAGACAAcggatcgccgtcgctttacaaagacgtcactttcaccattcgtcttcgcgacgtcaacgatcaGCCGAGAAATCTCAAACTGTCCGGCTATACGATGAAAGAGGACGCCGCTGTTAATACTCCCATCGGTGGCCTGTCGGTTAGCGACGAAGATTCCGGGCAGAAAATAACGTACACGCTCtcgaacgacgccggcggTCGATTCTCGCTCAACGCCGCTAATCAGGTCGtgcgaaagacgtcgagcggaatcgactacgaaacgacgacgagttataaaatcgtcgccgtggcGACGGACAACGGTAAACCAGCTATGAGAGTTTCGAAGACGTTTACGATCGAgattctcgacgtcaacgagccGCCCGTCAGCATCACGtttgcgtcgacgaacggGCAGATGTCGTTTACGAGCAATAATCCGACGGTGAAGGAAAATTCGGTGAAGGGAACGATAGTCGGAACTCTCGTCGCctacgacgccgacgccaaTCAGAAGCTCGCATTCCGGCTCGACGACACGGCGGGAAATCGATTTGCACTGAAGACGTCTTCCGTCACCTGTGCGTCAGTCAACGTTCAG AATTTGAAGACCAAATGCACCGTTCCTGTCATCGTCAATGGCGTTCTCAATCACGAAGTCGACGCCTTGcacgcgatcgtcgttcgagtCACCGACGAGCACAAACTCTTCAAAACGGCTCGATATTCGATTAAAATCATCGACGTTAACGATCGACCGAGAGACATTGCCTTCTCCGGCGGCGCTCAACCGtcaatcgacgagaacgagaacggcAAGCGTCTCGGCAGTTTCacgacgaccgacgacgatccggcAAACTTTCACACGTACACGCTCACGAATTCGGCCGGCGGTCGATTCGTGATGAAAGGAACCACCCTAATGACGTCCTCGAACGCGAATTTGAATTACGAAGACGCTTCTCAGTACAAGATCATCGTTCGATCGACCGACTCCGGATCTCCGCCTCTGTTCGTCGAGAAATCGTTCACCGTTCAAGTGAAGGACGTCAACGAGGTTCCGACTGCCGTTCGTTTGTCGAACGGCAAAGTGACGGAAAACGGCGCTTTGAATACCGTCGTCGGCACGCTGACGGCAACCGATCCGGACAACTTTAAGAGCGTGCGTCAGACGTTTACCTACACTATCATCGACAGCGCTGCGGGTCGATTCAAAGTCGATAAGGGCGTTGTCAAGGTAGCGGTCTCGAATGTCGGCTGTTTGAAGAACGGCGGTGCCGAGTGCAAGATCGATTACGAAAAGGCAAAATCTCACAagatcgtcgttcgcgtcaCGGACAATGGAAGTCCGCCCCTCCAGAAAGATTTCACCGTGACGATCGCCGTGACGGACGCCAACGATCAGCCGCGAAATCTCCAAATCGATACGTTTTCGGTTAAGGAGAATGCGCCTGCTGGAACTCTAGTCGGAACGTTGAGTGCGacagacgaagacgccggTCAAAGTCTTACGTATAAATTAACGAACGACGATAAGGGACAGTTCAAATTGAAGGACAACAAACTGCAGAAAGCCAAATCGGCCGATtacgaaacgaagacgtctCATTCCGTAACGATCGTCGTGACGGACAACGGCAATCCGAAACTATCC ATGACCAAAGTCTTTACAATCGAAGTACTGAACGTCAACGAGCCGCCCGTGACGATCATCTTTAAAGATAAAAACGGGCAGCTGAGCTTTGGTGATAATTCGCCTCGAGTGAACGAAAACTCTCGCCTGAAAACCGCCGTCGGCATCGTAGAAGCCCACGACGAAGATGCCGCTCAGAAACTAACGTTTTcgttggacgacgacgccggcggacTTTTCCAAGTGGAAAAGACTGGAGTTTGCAGTTCGACTAATTCAATTGCT GGCGTCAAGACCGTGTGCACCGCGTCGGTGACGGTATCAGGCGCGTTGAACTACGAAGGAAACGGCAAGCACACGATCATAGTTCGAGCAACGGACAAGGGCGGACTTTTCGTCGCTATTCGCTTTacaatcgccgtcgtcgacgtaaaCGACAAGCCCACG GCTATTCAACTGGCCGGCGGTTCTCCTACCGCCGTCGAAAATAAGaacggtgccgtcgtcggcggtcTGGtgacgaccgacgacgacgtcgcgcagACTCACGCGTACAAATTGATCAACAGCGCCGGCGgcaaattcgtcgtcgacggcaccgaAATCAAAgtgtcgccgtcggcgaatttgaattACGAGATCGCCAACCGGCACacaatcgtcgtcatgtCGACCGATAGCGGATCGCCGCCCATGTcggtgacggcggcgttCATCGTTCGCGTTCTCGACGTAAATGAGAAACCGACGTCGATTAGCATTGACTCCAACACCGTGCCGGAAAACAGCGGCGCGAACACGCAAATCGGAAAACTGTCCACCGCCGATCCGGACAATCTCGCATCCGCTCGACAAACGTTCACCTATTCGATGTTGGACGGTGCGTCGGGTCGATTCAGATTGGAcgggggcgtggtcgaaGTGGCAGCGTCAAATGCGAAGTGCCTAGCGCTCGGCGGTAAGGAATGTCTTTTGAAtatcgaagagaagaaagagtacgacgtcgtcgtgcgagCGACGGACAGCGGCTCGCCGGCCCTGTCGATCGATTACGTGCTGACGATTCGATTGACCGACGTGAACGATCGACCTCGCGCTCTCGACTTGTCAAACGATAAAGTGTTTGAGAATGCGCCGGTTGAAACGGTCGTCGGGAAActgtcgtcgacggacgagGACGTCTCGCAGACGATCACGTATAcgttgatcgacgacgacaatgggAGGTTTAAGATCGTTGGCGACGAGTTGCGAAAGGCGATGACGGCCGACTACGAGACGTTCAAATCGCACACTGTGATCGTCGAGGCGAAAGACAACGGGAAACCAGCTCTTTCC atcaCGAAGTCGTTCACTGTCGAAGTtctcgacgtgaacgaggcTCCAATTCGTATCAACGTCACCGACGAGAACGGTCAGCTCAAGTTCCCCAACGACGATCCGCGAGTCGAAGAGCTGTCGCCTGTTGGAACCGTTATCGGCGAGATCGTCGCACTGGatcacgacgaaaacgagacgctgacgtttcgtctcgacgacgcggccGACGGAAGATTCTCGCTGGGAGCCAGCGCCTCATGCAAAACGATTACGGATAAACCG GGAATTAATACGATGTGTTGGACGACATTGATTGTCAATGGCGATTTGGACTACGAGGCCAACTCCAAACATTATATCGATATCCGCGCGACAGACTCGAAGGGACTGTTCTTCACTCGTCGTTATAATGTCGACattgtcgacgtcaatgacgtGCCGCAC AACATTGATTTGACTGTTGATGAAGTCGATGAAAATCTCAACGATCAATTAATCGGCGATTTCGTTACGGAAGATCAGGATCCCACGCACACTCACACGTGcacgctcgtcgacgacgccaacgGGCTCTTCGTAGTGAAAAACTGTCAATTGTATACGGCACCGAATGCTGGATTGAATTTCGAGGCGAAAAGCGAATACAACGTGACTGTGCGTTCGACTGACGACGGCGTGCCTCCGCTCTATCGCGAAGAAACGTTCCTCATTACGGTGCTCGACGTAAACGAAAATCCCACTCTCATTATCGTGTCTAATTTGAAT GTTACTGAAAATTCGCCGGTTAACGCCGGAGTCGGAATCATAACCGTTGTTGATCCAGATAATTTCGGTCCGGCTGGTTCTTGGCAAAACCACACCTGTTCAGCTATTGATAACGCTGGCGGACGATTCGTCATCAAAGACAACGCTCTCATG GTTGCCGATTCCAGTCTCAACTTCGAAACGAACTCCACGTGGCCTGTACTCATACGTTGCGTAGACGACGGTATTCCGCCTTTGAGCAGAGACCAGGCGTTCGTGGTCGTCGTCACGGACGTCAACGAGATGCCGACGAACGTACACATGCAGGGCGGCACCGTGGCTGAGAATCAGGCAGCGGGCCAACTGGTCGCGCAATTCACGACAGACGATCCGGACAACGAGGTCGAAGATCGACAG ACTTTCGTCTACACGCTGGAAAACGTGCCAGTCGACTTTCCTTTCCGATTCGTGGGCAACGAACTGAGAACGACGCGTAGTCTCGATTTTGAAGAGACTCCCTCGTGGAAAGTCGTCGTGCGATCGACCGACAGCGGCGGTCTCTACATCACCGAAACGTTTCaagttgacgtcacagaCGAGAACGATCGACCGACTGGAATCCAACTTATCGGCCCGAGCTCCGTTCCGGAAAACAGCGTCGGCGGAACATACGTTGGACACGTATATACCTTCGACGAAGACTTCGCCGATACGCACGCGGTTTCTATCGTAGCCGTCTATCCTGGCAGCGGGATACTGTCAGCAGATCGAGCTGTGTCCGGACTATTTCAGGTCAACTCTTCGACTGGTATATTGTCAGTGACGGACGGAGCTGATTTGAATTACGAAGCTGTAACGCATTACACCGTTGAGGTCTTGACCGTAGACTCCGGCAGTCCGCCTCTCTCGTTTACTGGGTCGGTCGTCGTCAATATTACGGACTTAAACGAGAAGCCAACCAATATTACCTTGACCAATCAGGAG ATTGTCGAGAATAGTCGCAACGGCActgtcgtcgcgacgatcgttgTCTCGGATCCCGATAATGAGAAGTCGAGTCGTCAGAAACACGCTTGCGTTGTACTAGACTATCCCGAACAGCCGTtcaag GTCATTGACAATGTGACTTTGATTGTCGCTCAAGACGAGCTCAATTACGAGGAAGAACGAAATTACACTATTGAC ATTCGTTGCTTTGACGACGGCGTACCTATTACATTCCTTGATCGACAGTTTCTTATTGAggttctcgacgtcaacgaagctCCCACTTTCGTTGGGCTAACCGattacgtcatcgacgagaaTCTCGACGTCGGCACGACAGTGGGAATAATCACGAGCACGGATCCGGACAACGAAGTGGCGTGGGTACAGAACGTGACGTACGCTCTGTCAGGCAACGCCTCGGTTCCTTTTGCAATCAACGGTACCGATCTCGTTGCTACGGCGACGTTTGACTACGAAGTCAAATCGAGCTATCGCATCCGTCTCACGGCGGCAGACAATGGACTGACTCCTGCGAGCACGACTGTAGAAATAACGATTCGTGTCGGAAATGTTAACGATCAGCCGACGGAGGTCGTGTTCAAGAGCAAGGgagtcgacgagaattcgcCCGGTGGAACGATTATCGGAGTGCTTGAGACGGTGGACGAGGATAGGGGACAAAATCATACGTACGCTATTGTCCCAATTGGAAACGTTACGA cGTATTTCGATTTGGACGGCAATACGTTGGTTGTTCCCAGTGGCACGAGATTTAactacgaagaagaaaacgtttacgtcgtcgtcataagAACGACGGACAACGGCACTCCGCCTCTAAGTTACGAA AACGATGTGATTGTAAACattctcgacgtcaacgaaccGCCGACCGACATCTTGTCCTActacgaagacgaaatcgacgaaaataGTCCGGCCGGAACATTCGTCGCCAATCTGACGATCATCGATCCCGATTTCAATCAGACGCACACGTGCAAATTGCTAAACGGATCCGACTTCTTCACCGTCGTCCAAGGACCGACGCCGGAATTgtacgtcgccgtcggcgccgacATCGACTTCGAAAGGGATCCGTCAATTTGGGTGTTGCTGCGATGCAGCGACGACGGTCGTCCGCCGCTCAGTCTCGAtcattcgttcgtcgttcgcgtgatcgacgtcaacgagccGGTGACGAAGATCGAGCTGACGggatctcgtcgaattcgcgagAACGTGCCCGTCGGTGCCGTGATCGCAAACGTGTCGGTCGTGGACGAGGATCGCGGTCAGACGCACTATTATAGTCTGGAAGGTTTTCTCGCTAACGCGTTTGAG cTCATTAACGAAGGAAGGGAGTTGGTCGTCGCTCGGCCGGTTAGCTTTGACTACGAAAGCCTCGCCGATCCAGTCATCAACGTCACtatattcgtcgtcgacgatggcCTGCCGCCGCTGAACTTCAGCGAAACGTTCTTCTTCACAGTGATCGACATCAACGAAGCGCCGACAAACATCACCctcaaagggggccccgAAGTGCCCGAAAACGCGTCTCCCGGCGATCTAGTCGGCGTAATAGAGGTCTTCAATCCAGAAAGCAACGGTCCAATATCGTACGTCATTCTATCGGTGAACGGCATCGCGAATTCGACCGATTTTTATCTCGTCACGAATGCATCGGGAACGTTCCTCTATCTGAATCAAAGTCTGAACTACGACAACATATCGTCGTTCGCGCTAGAAATCTTGGCGTCGGACAGCGACGATCCGCCTATGTCGTCCGTCCtgacgctcgacgtcgacgtcaaacgaaCGGATCCGTGCGCGCTCGGCACGGCCggctgcgacgacgcgacgcgcgccACGTGCATTCgaacgaacgcgacgacgagccgatGCGAATGCCTTCCTGGATActccggcgacggcgtcgtttgcgacgacatcgactattgcgaaacgacgccgactgACAGCAattccaattcgtcgtcgttgctatGCAACAacggcacgtgcgtcgatCAAGTGGACGGATACGAGTGCCGTTGCAACGTCGGATTCTTGCAACCGGACTGCAGCGTTCAggtcgacgagtgcgcgtcgaatccgtgcggcgtcggcggcaatTGTCTCGACTTCGTCAACGGTTTTTCCTGCTCGTGTAGCGACGGCTATCGCGGCGACCTTTGCgaggagaacgtcgacgactgcgcgtcgtcgccgtgtttCGGCGCgagcacgtgcgtcgacggcgtggcgacgtttcgctgtCTGTGTTCGCCCGACTACACGGGCGATCTGTGCTCGTTTTTGATCGACGCCTGCGAGGATCGACCGTGCAGACAGCAGACGTGTATTCCCAAGCCACTCGGTTCTTCGGTCGCAACGAATTCGTCTACTTTGCCGAGCGTCGTGATATCGacgggcgtcgacgtcgatcactTATGCGTTCCCGACcagttcgtcgtcacgttgcCGTTTACGGACGATCTCACGCCCGGTAGCGTCGATTTTCAGACGCAATTGGAACGCTACCTCAAAGACAATCTCTACGTTCCCCTACCCGATCCGGACGACAGTGCGAATGTGATCAACTTCGGCATATCGTCGGTGTACGTCATCGATGTCGTCAATATCGGAAACGGCGAAATGTCCGTGCACTTTGTCGTTCTGTTTAACAACAAACCGGTGCCGGTGAATTCGGTTTTAATTGGACTGAAAACCGATTGCGACGAAGGGAGCATGAGTCAAGCGTTTGGAAGTGAAATCGATTTGACGTGCAAATCGGTATTGAGCAGGAGTCGCAACGAAACGTCTCCGACGCATTCAGCTAGAATTGAtggtgacggcggcgacgatgacgacagcACGAAGGTCGAGTATACTTGGGTCATAGCAGCGATTTCTGGCGTCGCCTTGCTCGTCTTGTCGATTATGATAACCTTGATCGTTGTGCGAAAGCGACAGAGGCGTAAGCGCTTGGCTATTGCGCGCGCCTCGTTTCCGTTTGACGGCGATAGTGCGGTTCACGGCGAGTACGTGGCGTCGAGTGAAGCGATGCACAATCCCATTTACGAGCCGACTTACGCTGGTGGAGGAATTAGGAATCCGATCTATTGCGATGATGGTGACttggatgacgacgacgacgacgacgacgatgagggCATCTATGACAACCGCAATGTCAATCCCATTTTCAGCGAGAGTCATCCTGTGATGGAAAATCCTATTTACGATTTCTCGGTCGGTGATCCAGGAGAGGAGAGGGCTTATGACGTGCCACGGGATCTTATTCGCGGTGAGGACAACAATGATTCTGCACTTTGA